The following are encoded together in the Salvia hispanica cultivar TCC Black 2014 chromosome 6, UniMelb_Shisp_WGS_1.0, whole genome shotgun sequence genome:
- the LOC125192975 gene encoding centromere/kinetochore protein zw10 homolog isoform X1, which produces MRWTLTIDVMINTINVRDLLISPESPSSPLSAPDLRLLISRLDSHSLRIKSTVQSYLLSHHSDFSALFSRCSDVVSKSENLAGDVAALCDQPVEADVGRIVKEIVEKRREARGKREIVEFLGVILELDRKLGVVREDVKSGRVVEAAEGLRELKAALGVKGGGDSHTAEEGEPAVYAIFRKQWVDCFEEIQELLLRFMENAVRFDQDANAVYVKYQIDGVNGLELSTLMNAMDVAGVLDYGLAKIADLITKYVFTPVVSCKAIPIVEEGENNQDPGHVKEAVLKMSLSVESEGNKVDGKLMYSNIVQIIDFFSKYLCFNDGSWMRCFGRLTWPRMSDMIISNFLVKVVPDDASKLPEFQQIRKLTIDFETALKELKFISSSNDKDHKLSNFADNVEVHFASRKKAQILARARNMLLQSDFSLPQDYNTRTLGARKEESADSNRVILLFSSEECVVSVSAKELMELVHQTLKDVCLSPPKVALEFYHAARNALVLYEAIIPVKLQSQLDSITQAAVLMHNDCLYLSQEILGLAFQYRPYFPSSVKELAVFIDLAPKFLLLAEEVLQRQVQLVKSNLKQAIDGANGFQNTHKVKQFESAKFCIDQIVFVIEKVHIIWEPLLLPSVYEKSMTMILESVFTRLAKEILLIDDMAAEETLQLQRLIQLLFEHLSSLLEPMLAVDEREKSQEAQKDMDNLISSIRKLRKLAGEIFFRLLYHISIITAFLSNFILLYFLHIPLELLDMPLKSITDAWESGELADCNFEASEVQDFIRAIFTDSPLRRECLFRIENTYFG; this is translated from the exons ATGCGGTGGACTCTCACGATCGACGTCATGATCAACACAATCAACGTCCGAGATCTTCTCATCTCGCCGGAATCCCCCTCCTCGCCGCTCTCGGCGCCGGACCTCCGCCTCCTCATCTCCCGCCTCGATTCCCACTCCCTCCGGATCAAATCCACCGTCCAATCCTACCTCCTTTCCCACCATTCCGACTTCTCCGCCCTCTTCTCGCGCTGCTCCGACGTCGTTTCGAAATCCGAGAATCTCGCCGGAGACGTCGCCGCGCTGTGCGATCAGCCGGTGGAGGCGGATGTGGGGAGGATCGTGAAGGAGATTGTGGAAAAGAGGCGGGAGGCGCGGGGGAAGAGGGAGATTGTGGAGTTTTTGGGGGTAATTTTGGAATTGGATCGGAAATTGGGGGTGGTTAGGGAGGATGTGAAGAGCGGGAGAGTggtggaggcggcggaggggcTTAGGGAGCTGAAAGCAGCTCTTGGAGTGAAGGGCGGTGGCGATTCTCACACGGCGGAGGAAGGTGAGCCGGCGGTTTATGCGATTTTCAGAAAACAGTGGGTGGATTGCTTCGAGGAG ATTCAAGAGCTACTTTTGAGGTTTATGGAGAATGCCGTGCGGTTCGATCAGGATGCCAATGCGGTTTATGTGAAGTATCAGATTGATGGAGTTAATGGTCTAGAGCTGTCCACTCTAATGAATGCTATGGAT GTTGCTGGGGTTCTTGATTATGGGCTTGCTAAAATTGCAGATTTGATCACTAAATATGTTTTCACTCCCGTGGTGAGTTGCAAAGCGATTCCTATagttgaagaaggagaaaacAACCAGGATCCGGGCCATGTCAAAGAAGCAGTTCTTAAGATGTCTCTATCTGTTGAGTCTGAG GGCAATAAGGTGGATGGTAAACTTATGTACTCCAACATCGTTCAGATCATAGATTTTTTCAGCAAATATTTATGCTTCAACGATGGATCTTGGATGCGCTGTTTTGGACGATTGACTTGGCCAAGGATGTCAGATAtgattatttcaaatttcctTGTCAAg GTTGTTCCCGATGATGCTTCGAAGCTACCTGAGTTTCAGCAGATCAGGAAACTCACAATTGATTTTGAGACAGCGTTGAAGGAACTTAAGTTCATATCTTCATCGAATGATAAAGATCATAAGCTGAGTAATTTTGCTGACAATGTTGAAGTGCACTTTGCATCGAGAAAGAAAGCTCAAATTTTGGCTAGGGCCAGAAATATGCTTCTGCAATCTGATTTCAGTCTTCCTCAA GACTATAATACGAGAACATTGGGCGCCAGAAAAGAAGAGAGTGCTGACTCCAACCGCGTTATTTTGCTGTTTTCATCTGAGGAATGCGTGGTGTCTGTATCAGCTAAAGAACTCATGGAGCTTGTGCATCAAACCCTAAAg GACGTGTGCTTATCACCTCCAAAAGTGGCATTGGAATTCTACCATGCGGCTAGAAATGCTCTAGTTCTTTACGAAGCGATCATCCCTGTGAAG CTTCAAAGCCAGCTCGATTCCATTACCCAGGCGGCTGTTCTCATGCACAATGACTGTCTTTACCTATCTCAGGAGATTCTTGGGCTTGCATTTCAG TATCGCCCGTACTTTCCTAGTTCTGTTAAGGAGCTTGCTGTATTTATTGATTTGGCTCCCAAATTTCTACTCCTGGCTGAAGAAGTTTTGCAGCGTCAAGTTCAGCTTGTTAAGTCCAACTTAAAACAG GCTATCGATGGAGCCAATGGATTTCAAAACACCCACAAAGTGAAACAGTTTGAATCTGCCAAATTTTGCATCGATCAG ATCGTGTTTGTGATCGAGAAAGTGCACATAATCTGGGAACCTTTGTTACTTCCTTCCGTATATGAGAAGAGCATGACCATGATTCTCGAGTCAGTCTTTACTAGACTTGCGAAAGAGATACTTCTTATAGATGACATGGCTGCTGAAGAAACATTGCAG CTTCAAAGACTGATCCAGCTTCTGTTCGAGCATCTCTCCTCTTTACTCGAGCCCATGTTGGCCGTGGACGAGAGAGAGAAGTCACAAGAGGCTCAAAAGGACATGGATAATCTTATATCATCCATCCGGAAGCTGAGAAAGTTGGCCggtgaaattttttttcgaTTACTGTACCATATTTCCATTATAACTGCATTTCTCAGCAACTTTATCTTACTCTATTTCCTGCACATTCCCTTAGAACTCTTGGACATGCCTTTGAAGTCTATCACCGATGCCTGGGAGAGCGGTGAACTCGCTGATTGCAACTTCGAAGCATCAGAG GTCCAGGATTTTATCCGAGCCATATTCACAGACTCACCTCTGAGAAGAGAATGCTTGTTTAGAATAGAAAACACATACTTCGGATGA
- the LOC125192975 gene encoding centromere/kinetochore protein zw10 homolog isoform X2: MRWTLTIDVMINTINVRDLLISPESPSSPLSAPDLRLLISRLDSHSLRIKSTVQSYLLSHHSDFSALFSRCSDVVSKSENLAGDVAALCDQPVEADVGRIVKEIVEKRREARGKREIVEFLGVILELDRKLGVVREDVKSGRVVEAAEGLRELKAALGVKGGGDSHTAEEGEPAVYAIFRKQWVDCFEEIQELLLRFMENAVRFDQDANAVYVKYQIDGVNGLELSTLMNAMDVAGVLDYGLAKIADLITKYVFTPVVSCKAIPIVEEGENNQDPGHVKEAVLKMSLSVESEGNKVDGKLMYSNIVQIIDFFSKYLCFNDGSWMRCFGRLTWPRMSDMIISNFLVKVVPDDASKLPEFQQIRKLTIDFETALKELKFISSSNDKDHKLSNFADNVEVHFASRKKAQILARARNMLLQSDFSLPQDYNTRTLGARKEESADSNRVILLFSSEECVVSVSAKELMELVHQTLKDVCLSPPKVALEFYHAARNALVLYEAIIPVKLQSQLDSITQAAVLMHNDCLYLSQEILGLAFQYRPYFPSSVKELAVFIDLAPKFLLLAEEVLQRQVQLVKSNLKQAIDGANGFQNTHKVKQFESAKFCIDQIVFVIEKVHIIWEPLLLPSVYEKSMTMILESVFTRLAKEILLIDDMAAEETLQLQRLIQLLFEHLSSLLEPMLAVDEREKSQEAQKDMDNLISSIRKLRKLAELLDMPLKSITDAWESGELADCNFEASEVQDFIRAIFTDSPLRRECLFRIENTYFG; this comes from the exons ATGCGGTGGACTCTCACGATCGACGTCATGATCAACACAATCAACGTCCGAGATCTTCTCATCTCGCCGGAATCCCCCTCCTCGCCGCTCTCGGCGCCGGACCTCCGCCTCCTCATCTCCCGCCTCGATTCCCACTCCCTCCGGATCAAATCCACCGTCCAATCCTACCTCCTTTCCCACCATTCCGACTTCTCCGCCCTCTTCTCGCGCTGCTCCGACGTCGTTTCGAAATCCGAGAATCTCGCCGGAGACGTCGCCGCGCTGTGCGATCAGCCGGTGGAGGCGGATGTGGGGAGGATCGTGAAGGAGATTGTGGAAAAGAGGCGGGAGGCGCGGGGGAAGAGGGAGATTGTGGAGTTTTTGGGGGTAATTTTGGAATTGGATCGGAAATTGGGGGTGGTTAGGGAGGATGTGAAGAGCGGGAGAGTggtggaggcggcggaggggcTTAGGGAGCTGAAAGCAGCTCTTGGAGTGAAGGGCGGTGGCGATTCTCACACGGCGGAGGAAGGTGAGCCGGCGGTTTATGCGATTTTCAGAAAACAGTGGGTGGATTGCTTCGAGGAG ATTCAAGAGCTACTTTTGAGGTTTATGGAGAATGCCGTGCGGTTCGATCAGGATGCCAATGCGGTTTATGTGAAGTATCAGATTGATGGAGTTAATGGTCTAGAGCTGTCCACTCTAATGAATGCTATGGAT GTTGCTGGGGTTCTTGATTATGGGCTTGCTAAAATTGCAGATTTGATCACTAAATATGTTTTCACTCCCGTGGTGAGTTGCAAAGCGATTCCTATagttgaagaaggagaaaacAACCAGGATCCGGGCCATGTCAAAGAAGCAGTTCTTAAGATGTCTCTATCTGTTGAGTCTGAG GGCAATAAGGTGGATGGTAAACTTATGTACTCCAACATCGTTCAGATCATAGATTTTTTCAGCAAATATTTATGCTTCAACGATGGATCTTGGATGCGCTGTTTTGGACGATTGACTTGGCCAAGGATGTCAGATAtgattatttcaaatttcctTGTCAAg GTTGTTCCCGATGATGCTTCGAAGCTACCTGAGTTTCAGCAGATCAGGAAACTCACAATTGATTTTGAGACAGCGTTGAAGGAACTTAAGTTCATATCTTCATCGAATGATAAAGATCATAAGCTGAGTAATTTTGCTGACAATGTTGAAGTGCACTTTGCATCGAGAAAGAAAGCTCAAATTTTGGCTAGGGCCAGAAATATGCTTCTGCAATCTGATTTCAGTCTTCCTCAA GACTATAATACGAGAACATTGGGCGCCAGAAAAGAAGAGAGTGCTGACTCCAACCGCGTTATTTTGCTGTTTTCATCTGAGGAATGCGTGGTGTCTGTATCAGCTAAAGAACTCATGGAGCTTGTGCATCAAACCCTAAAg GACGTGTGCTTATCACCTCCAAAAGTGGCATTGGAATTCTACCATGCGGCTAGAAATGCTCTAGTTCTTTACGAAGCGATCATCCCTGTGAAG CTTCAAAGCCAGCTCGATTCCATTACCCAGGCGGCTGTTCTCATGCACAATGACTGTCTTTACCTATCTCAGGAGATTCTTGGGCTTGCATTTCAG TATCGCCCGTACTTTCCTAGTTCTGTTAAGGAGCTTGCTGTATTTATTGATTTGGCTCCCAAATTTCTACTCCTGGCTGAAGAAGTTTTGCAGCGTCAAGTTCAGCTTGTTAAGTCCAACTTAAAACAG GCTATCGATGGAGCCAATGGATTTCAAAACACCCACAAAGTGAAACAGTTTGAATCTGCCAAATTTTGCATCGATCAG ATCGTGTTTGTGATCGAGAAAGTGCACATAATCTGGGAACCTTTGTTACTTCCTTCCGTATATGAGAAGAGCATGACCATGATTCTCGAGTCAGTCTTTACTAGACTTGCGAAAGAGATACTTCTTATAGATGACATGGCTGCTGAAGAAACATTGCAG CTTCAAAGACTGATCCAGCTTCTGTTCGAGCATCTCTCCTCTTTACTCGAGCCCATGTTGGCCGTGGACGAGAGAGAGAAGTCACAAGAGGCTCAAAAGGACATGGATAATCTTATATCATCCATCCGGAAGCTGAGAAAGTTGGCCg AACTCTTGGACATGCCTTTGAAGTCTATCACCGATGCCTGGGAGAGCGGTGAACTCGCTGATTGCAACTTCGAAGCATCAGAG GTCCAGGATTTTATCCGAGCCATATTCACAGACTCACCTCTGAGAAGAGAATGCTTGTTTAGAATAGAAAACACATACTTCGGATGA